The Candidatus Methylomirabilis sp. sequence GAGGATCGTCCCCCCGAGGTAGGGGATGGCGCCGCCCGTGGCTCCCTCGAGCAGGCGCCCGACCCCGATCATCTGGATGGCCAGGTAGGGGAGAAGGAAGAGGACGCTCACGGCCACGGCCACCAGGCCCAGCGCCGGGCTCCGATAATGAACCGTCAGGAGCTCCACGGGCGTCACCAGGTTTCGCTCCCGGCTGAGCCGCCAGAGGCGCCGGCCGATAACATAGAAAAAGATCCCCATGAAGGTGTCGGCGAACGCGATGAAGGGCCAGCTCCCGATCCCGTGGATATAGAAGAATCCCGGCAGCCCCACCAGGGTGAACGCGGAGAAGAGGGTAGCGCTCCAGGTGAGGAACCCCACCATGGGGCCGAGCGTGCGCCCGGCCACGAAGAACTCGGCCAGGCCGGGGCCCTGGGCGCGCCAGCCCCGGTAGCCCAGGTAAAGGACGGCAAGGAGGTAGACGAGGAGCTCGACCAGGATGATGGCCGTGCCGCTCACCGCTCCCCCTCCCGCCAGTAGGTGGCGACGAAGACGTAGAGGCTGAGCAGCAACGCCAGGGTGAGGAGGAACCACCAGAAGAGGGTAAAGGGCAGGCCGAGGAGGAACGGGGTGTGGCGGCCGCGGGGAGCGACCCAGGGGGAGTAGGTCAGCGCGGCCAGGAGGAGGAACCACCCGGCCCATAGCCAGCCTCCCCGCCGCCGCGGTCCCTTGTGCATCGGCGTCCTCCCGGGGCGTCCGCAGCGCTTCTGCGCAATACTCCCGAGGCCGGCTTCTCCACATCGCCGCTGGCCCGGCGGCGGCGGGCCATTATCGGCGCGAGGGTGCACAGGCGTCAAGGGCACCGGGGGGGCCGGGAGCGGGGGTGCCAGAATAAGCACTTGACAAGGCCGGGTCGTTTCTATGTAGTAGGGCTATCCTTGCCATGCCCGGGGCATTGTGGAGGATGGCTGCGGCCCCGGAGACCATCCCACGTCAAAGAAGCGCGCGAGCGGGCCGATTGGGGAGGCGCCTCTGTCCGCGCCGCGCGAGGCCCCGGAACGCCGACACCCGGCACGTCCCCCACCCGGAGGATCCGCGGACGAGACGACGCCCGCACTCCTGAGCGCTTCCAAACGCTCGTCAAGGCCCGAGAGAACAGGACGGTATCACTGGGAGGAGGAGAGGACATGGCTGAACAACCGACACGGCGGGAATTTCTCAAGAATCTGGGCGTGACTGTCGGGAGCGCCGCCCTCGGGGCGGCGGTGGCCCCCGTGACCGCCGCGCAGAAGGCGGAGGCGGCAGAACCCCCCAAGGGGACGATCCCCGACAAGCCCTACAAGATCGGGCACATGACCTTCTTCACCGGGGCGGCGGCGGTGCTAGGGGAACCCTCCTACAAGGGGCATATTCTGGCTGCCGAAGAGATCAACGCCGAGGGTGGCCTCCTCGGCAAGCGGAAGATCGAGACCGTGAAGGCCGACGAGGCGGCCGGCACCGACGCGAACGTGAAAGAGATGCGCCGGATGAAGCTGTCCGAGCAGATCGACCTCTTCACGGGGGTCATCTCGAGCGGCAACACGCCGGCGCTCGGCCCGGTCGCGGAGGAGCTGAAGCTCCTGACCATCTTCGTGGACGGCTGCACGGACTTCCTGTTCGACAAGGCCGTGCCGCACCCCCACTACATCTTCCGGATCACCAACATGCAGTCGGCCGACGGGGTGACGGCTGCGGTCGCCACCGCCATGAACTGGCCGGAGGTCCGGAAGATCGCCCACATCCACCCCGACTACTCCTACGGCCGGAACGCCTTTGACCACTTCAAGATCGCCATCGAGAAACTCGTACCCGGCACGCAGGTGGTCTCGGAGGGGTGGCCGAAGCTGGGCACCACGGACTTCACCCCGCACATCACAAAGGCGATCTCGGCCAAGCCGGACCTGCTCGTCTCCTCCGTCTGGGGCGGCGACTACGTCGCGATGTACAAGCAGGCCCTCCGGTATGACCTCTTCAAGAAGATGAAGTTCACCAGCATGATCGCCTTCGGTGTGGCACCCCACGCGATCGGGAAAGAGCACCCCGAGGGAGTCATCGGGGGGATCCACTCCAACTACTACTTCACCAACCCGCCGGGAAACCGGTGGCCGCTTAACACCGAATTCGTGGCCAAGTACCACAAGCGGTGGAACGAGTACCCGAACTTCCAGTCCGAGGGGGCCTACACCACCCTGTACCTGCTGAAGACCGCCGTCGAGAAGGCCAACAGGCTGATGGGCGGCTGGCCGGACGATGAGGCGATCATCGCCATGCTCGAGGGCCAGATGTATCCGGGGCCGGCCGGCTACCTTTACATCCGCCCCGACAA is a genomic window containing:
- a CDS encoding ABC transporter substrate-binding protein; the protein is MAEQPTRREFLKNLGVTVGSAALGAAVAPVTAAQKAEAAEPPKGTIPDKPYKIGHMTFFTGAAAVLGEPSYKGHILAAEEINAEGGLLGKRKIETVKADEAAGTDANVKEMRRMKLSEQIDLFTGVISSGNTPALGPVAEELKLLTIFVDGCTDFLFDKAVPHPHYIFRITNMQSADGVTAAVATAMNWPEVRKIAHIHPDYSYGRNAFDHFKIAIEKLVPGTQVVSEGWPKLGTTDFTPHITKAISAKPDLLVSSVWGGDYVAMYKQALRYDLFKKMKFTSMIAFGVAPHAIGKEHPEGVIGGIHSNYYFTNPPGNRWPLNTEFVAKYHKRWNEYPNFQSEGAYTTLYLLKTAVEKANRLMGGWPDDEAIIAMLEGQMYPGPAGYLYIRPDNHQGYKDAVTGFSVNSPDYPFQILDAKRMISIPIRNITAPPGWGDKYGKEPTATYTWIDKTWPKVSA